In the genome of Streptomyces sp. Q6, the window CCGGGGCGGTGGGCGGCCCGTCTGCTCCGCGTGGGGCGTGCGGCGGTCGTGCGCGCCGAACCTCGCCGTGCAGGTCAGCAGGGGTGCGGCACGGGATCTCAGTGCGGTGGTTCGTCCGCCGCGCTCCCGAGGGCGACGGGCAGGCCCGCCGGGTCCGTGCCGACCTTGCGGTAGACCGCCGAGAGGAGCCGCACCACGGTGGCCTCCTCCAGGTGCAGCTCGCTGCCGATCTCGGCGGGGCACAGGCCGCGTACGGCGCCCGCCGCCGCGGCCCGTTCCCGCGCGGTGAGGGTGTCGGTGGCGGCGCCGTGCAGCGGGCGCGGGCGCAGACCGGCGGCGGCCAGTTCGTCGCGGGCCCGCTCGACGAGGCCGTCGGCGCCGCAGGCCACGGCCGTGTCGAGGCCGCGGTAGAGCTGGTCGGCGGCGTCCTTGGCATGTCCGGTGCGGCGGAGCTCGGCGCCGAGGGCGACGAGCGAGCAGGCCAGTTCGTAGCCGGCCGGTGAGCGTTCGAGGTGGGCGACGGACTCCTCCAGGAGTTTGACGCGGCCCGCGCCGGAGGTGACGTCGGCGGCGGCGCGCAGGGCCTGGCCGATCGTGGACGGCGCACCGAAGTGCCGGGCCCGTTCGACGGCGTCGAGGGCGGTGGCCAGGGCGCGCTCCGGGGCGTCGGGGGCTTCGGCGCGGGCAAGGTGGAGCTGCCAGGGGCACCAGGCGGGGTTGCGCATGCCGCGCGGGTCGAGCCTGCGCCCGGCGGCGGCGAGCTCGGCGGCGGCCTCCTTGGTGCGGCCGAGCGCGAGGAGCAGCTCGCCGTACACGGTCTGGGAGTCGGGGAAGACGACCGCCGAGGGGAACGGCGGCCCGAAGGCGTACGACTCGGCGACCGTGCCCGCCTCGGTGACGCGGCCGCGTGCGAGGAGGACCTGGACGAGGATGCCGACGGCGTACCAGTGGGCGGGGGTGCCGGGCCCGACGCGCTCGGCGAGGCGCAGCCCCGCGCGCACGAAGTCCTCGGCCTCGGCGAGACGGCCGCGCCGGTAGCGGACGTAGGCGAGCAGGGTGTACGCGAAGGACAGGTGGGCGCCGTGCCAGCCGGCGTGCTCGAAGTCGGCGATGCCCTCGACGAAGAGTTCCTCGGTGCGGCCCGGCCGGTCGGCGTACATGTACGAGAGGGCGACCAGGACGGGCACCTCGAAGCCGCGGTCCTCGTCGGCGGCCCAGCGCAGGCCGCCGGACAGGGCGCGCTCGGCGTGGTGGATCACGGTGTCGACGGGTTCCCCGCGCAGGGTCGCGTCCCAGGTGCGCAGGCCGATGATGTAGCGCTCGGTGAGGTCGCGGCCGGTGAGCCGGTCGGCGAGCTTCGCGAGGCGCCGGGAACGGGCCGGGGAGTCGGGTTCGTCGGCGCGGAAGGCGTCCCACATGAACTGTTCGGCCTGCATGCGCAGCCGTACGCGGGCGTCGACGGTGACCGGGATCTCGCGCGCGAGGGTCTCGGACGCCTCCACCAGCCGGTCGCTGTGGGCGAGGACCTGGGAGAGGCGGTAGACGATGCCGTGGCGCAGCGCGGGGTCGGTGATGGGTTCTTCCAGGGCGGCGCGGAGGTGGTTGACGGTGGTGGCGGGCTCGGTGAGCAGGGAGGCGCTGCCGAGTTCGTAGAGGACGACGGCGCGGTCGTCGAAGGGCGGGGGTTCGCGCAGCGCGCGGGCGAGGTAGCGGCGCGCGGCCTCGGGGGCTCCGGCGCGGACGGTCTCGCGGGCGGCGGAGCGCAGTTGCTGCACGACCCACGGGTCGCCGTCGGGGTGGGTCTCCAGGAGGTGGCGGGCGGCGGCGGACGGGCCGAGGCCCGCGTTGACGACGGTCCAGGCGGCCTGGCCGTGCAGGGCGACACGGACGCCGGGCGGGATGGCGCGGTAGACGGCGGTGGCGATCAGCGGGTGGACGAATTCGAGGGTGTCCACGCCGGTGAGGATGCGGGCGTTGCGCAACCGGTCGGTGGCGTCGGCGGCCTCCTCGGCGCCCAGCCCGGCGACGGCCGCGGCGAGTTCGGGGGAGATCTCGGTGCCGAGGACGGCGCAGGCCCAGGCGTGGCGGACGGTGGAGGCGCCCAGGCGTTCGAGGATGGCGACGAGTCCGCTGCCCTTGGCCGCGGAGGCGAGGTCGCGCAGCAGATGGGCGCCGTTCTCGGTCGGGGTCAGGCCCCGGTCGCGGACCTTCGCGGTCAGCTCGACCGCCTCGAAGGGGTTGCCCGCGGTGACGGCCCAGCACTCGCGGCAGAACGCGTCGTCGGCGTGGGCGCCGAGCGACTCGCGGACCAGGCGGGCGATGGCGGGGGCGCTGAGTGGTGCGAGGCCGAGGGCGCGGCGGCCGGAGCGACCCGGCAGACCGCGCAACGCCTCGGCGTGGCCGGGGAGTTCCTCGGGGCGGTACGCGACGACGAGCAGCAGCGGCAGTTCCTCGGCGCGGGGCGCGAACGCGGCGAGCCAGCTCAGCGACTCGGGGTCGGCCCAGTGCGCGTCGTCGAGGACGAGGACCATGGGGGCGCGCTGGACGGCGAGGTGGGTGAGCACCCAGTCGAGGCCGTCGCGCAGGCCCTGGGGGTCGGGCGGCGCTCCGTCGGACGGGGCGCACAGGCCGAGGGCGGGGCCGACGATGGCGTACCAACCGCCCAGCCTGGAGCGGAGTTCGGTGTCGGACAGGCCGGCGAGCTGGGGCTGGACGAGCTGGCGTGCGACGTGGAAGGCGACGCCCTGCTCCTGTTCGCCGCCGCGCGCGTACAGGACGGTGCAGCCCTTGGCGGCGGCCCTGCGGCGCACTTCGGTGAGCAGGGTCGTCTTGCCGAGGCCGGCCGGGGCGGCGACGGCGAGCAGCGCGCCGTGCGGGCGGTCGGGCGGGTCGACGCCGGCCGCGCGCAACCCGGTGAGCTCGCTCAGCGCCTCCTCGACGGCGACGAGTTCACTTTCACGTTCGAACAACAGTGTCTGCCGGTCCCGGCCACCGTGCTGCACCATGGCGCACCCCCTGCCGCGGTGGTGCGCCCGGCGCGGGGAGCCGGTGC includes:
- a CDS encoding ATP-binding protein, producing MVQHGGRDRQTLLFERESELVAVEEALSELTGLRAAGVDPPDRPHGALLAVAAPAGLGKTTLLTEVRRRAAAKGCTVLYARGGEQEQGVAFHVARQLVQPQLAGLSDTELRSRLGGWYAIVGPALGLCAPSDGAPPDPQGLRDGLDWVLTHLAVQRAPMVLVLDDAHWADPESLSWLAAFAPRAEELPLLLVVAYRPEELPGHAEALRGLPGRSGRRALGLAPLSAPAIARLVRESLGAHADDAFCRECWAVTAGNPFEAVELTAKVRDRGLTPTENGAHLLRDLASAAKGSGLVAILERLGASTVRHAWACAVLGTEISPELAAAVAGLGAEEAADATDRLRNARILTGVDTLEFVHPLIATAVYRAIPPGVRVALHGQAAWTVVNAGLGPSAAARHLLETHPDGDPWVVQQLRSAARETVRAGAPEAARRYLARALREPPPFDDRAVVLYELGSASLLTEPATTVNHLRAALEEPITDPALRHGIVYRLSQVLAHSDRLVEASETLAREIPVTVDARVRLRMQAEQFMWDAFRADEPDSPARSRRLAKLADRLTGRDLTERYIIGLRTWDATLRGEPVDTVIHHAERALSGGLRWAADEDRGFEVPVLVALSYMYADRPGRTEELFVEGIADFEHAGWHGAHLSFAYTLLAYVRYRRGRLAEAEDFVRAGLRLAERVGPGTPAHWYAVGILVQVLLARGRVTEAGTVAESYAFGPPFPSAVVFPDSQTVYGELLLALGRTKEAAAELAAAGRRLDPRGMRNPAWCPWQLHLARAEAPDAPERALATALDAVERARHFGAPSTIGQALRAAADVTSGAGRVKLLEESVAHLERSPAGYELACSLVALGAELRRTGHAKDAADQLYRGLDTAVACGADGLVERARDELAAAGLRPRPLHGAATDTLTARERAAAAGAVRGLCPAEIGSELHLEEATVVRLLSAVYRKVGTDPAGLPVALGSAADEPPH